Sequence from the Mauremys reevesii isolate NIE-2019 linkage group 5, ASM1616193v1, whole genome shotgun sequence genome:
ACTCACCACACTAGTCACGTCTGTTTCACTGTTTATCCTTATGCAGTTCTCCCCATCCCactttttgttgggtttttttggtttggtttttaaatgcAGCTATCATTATCCTACCATATACAGAGAGTGTAAAATGCCAGGAGCATGGAGAGTCTGTGTGTGCATCCATGTGAAGTGCCTATCACAATGGTCCCATACAATAGAATGCTGGATGCATAATGAAAATACGGTTAAATATTATGATTTTTCCCCACTTTATTTTATGTCAAGATTTATTGTTTTTAAGCATCCAATCACTATTTTTTCTCATCAACAAATTCAGAAGTACAGCTGTCACTTTTCCCCTTTccaatagattcatagacttaaggtcagaagggaccattatggtcatctaatctgacctcctgcacaatgcaggccacagaatctcacccacccactcctgtaacaaacccctaacctatgtctgagttattgaagtcctcaaatcatggtttaaagacctcaaggtgcagacaATAACGTGATGCCTGGATATTAACACAGTTAGCACagaatataattaaaaaaacagaagatGAACAAACTTTCCATTACTTATGGTTAGGAACACTGCTTATAGCAAAATCTCCATCTTTTTAACTCTGCTTCAGTGTCTTCTTCCTGTTTCACTGTGGATATCCCCAGAGTTCTTGCCCAAAAGAGCACTACTTTATTCCTAGctagaaactgattttttttaaataaaccaccTTATTCTACAATAAATGgcctaaaataaataataaaattaagacTGGGTGCAAGAGTTTGAGAGACAGGCACAAGTGTTAGTTTTTGGATGCGGACTCaggccctgagcctgcaaacacttatgcatgtgattCAATTTAAGCACATCAACTGTCCTACTGAATGTAACTTGGGACGTTAAGCACGAGTGTCCGCAGGACTGAGGACTTTTGCATAATAAATTTTATCACACTTTATGCTCCCCAAGCATATCCTACTGCATCTTTTATTGGAAGAGTTTCCAACTCAGGGTATTCACATAATAAATGAGCATACTCATTTAAATGTaagaaaaaagaattaaatagaAAATATTAACAATGCAGTTAAACCAAAAGACAAGGAAAAAATTGGTCTCCAGGACACAAGGCATAGAAGTTACTATTTCAACCAACtacttactttacatttatctccAACTGAATACTGCATGCCAGCAGCAATGGAAAAATCCCGTTTTTGCTGATCTGTAAACATCAGTATATATCAGTCAGATTACAAGAATTTTCCACCTTTTATAAAAATAGTTTAGGCACTGCAACAAAGAAcactaatttaatttattttttgtccCATTAGTATCTTGGGACTGAAATAACTATTTAGGCCCTGAATCTGCAAGCTGACACATGTGAGCAGATCCCTGCACCTGCTCATAGCATTTTTGGGACTTCACAGGGCCCACCCTTATAGATCAGCTTGACAGAGAGGGGCTCTGGATGGGGTCTTAAATACAAACTTACCCTGTTTTGACTGTAGCCAAACTTCATATTCAACATTTCTGTAAACTGATGGATTGAGTGACTGAAGTACTTTTCTAGGCAAAAATGAGGTGGGATTTCCATTGCTCttaaggtgctgtacaaaacagaaCAAAGTAGGAAGTGACCAAATGCATACAGATTTACAGCTGCTCATTTAGTATCATATCACTCACATGAGTGTCAAACTGGAATGTAAAGCAGTTAGATGCTTATAAAAGCATTAACAGCTATGAAAGTTTAATTCAAGGGAATTTCCTTTCAACATACAGCAACAAAGCTAGACACTAAGCAACCAACCCCTGAGATTTCTAATGCAAATCTGAATATAACTTTAACTATATAGTTCTCCTAATGTACcatatttaaaaatgaagaaacTCAAGTTACCAGAGAAACATTAACCTTTGTAAAATACAGCCAAGTACAACTACATAGGAAAGAAGTGTTAATGTAAAAGTACCTTATTGCCAGAAAGAGACTTTAATCCATTCATATCATTAACTGCAGCAGTTTTACTTCTGTAAAGAAGAAGATGCTTTAAATGACATAGTTGAAATTAAGATTCATAAACTGGTCAGAAATACCTTCCATATTGTACACAAGAATTACCACTAACCTTCATAATGAAGTTAAAAAATTTCACACTATATGCAATGGTGAATATATTGTTCTTAGAGGAATAATTATGAAGTTTCCCAAAATAAAAGTTACTCTCGttatattcaaaaataaaattcagtGAAGACTGTACAGTTCCAAATTAGATTTAGCAACTCACCCAGTAAAAATTTGAAACAGGAAATGTAAGTCCTTTAGATGAGACTTTAGCAATCAGGCCTGAGAGAAAACCACCCAACTCAACTGAAGAAACAAATGAAGCCATTTAATCAACTCATATTTATTACCTAGCCTGAGTCTGGTCATTCTCATTTTCCCTCATCTTCTACACCTGCTGCTATTGGAAAGTTTGCTTCCcatgaagagagaggaaaaaacatCATTTGTTTCTAAGAGCAGTTGAAGGAGCTCTTCTGCATTTGAACAGTTTACTGATTTCTTCATTACATAATAGCAGTTTTAGCAAAATTTTAATTTCTATAAAATTAAATTCACtcttcctcaaaaaaaaaaaaaaaaaaaaactccctccagataaattcacacacacactaaactcaACCTTTCcctaaaaacaagaaaaataattttaaaatactgcttAATGAAAGCAGCAAAATGTATGTAACTTGTGTTGAGACAGGAGTAAGGTTACATGCACTAGCTTTCTCTCATtggaaatgagtttggtggtctcAATCTAGTCTCAAATGACTATATGTCTTCTCAGTTACAAAAATGCCTTATTATTTAGCATCATATGCTCATAAGGATCCAAAAACTGATACACTGCAAAAGCCATGCAGCCAGGGGCTCCCCCAATTGCCCTGAGACCCCCTCCCAGTGGGCAGTCCACAAAGAAGGAAGCAGCAGAAGTTGAAGCAGATTCTTGTCtaaattctgctctgagttacaccagtgtaaatcaggagtaattcctcTGTAGTCTATGGATATACTCACTATTTACACACATTTAAACAAGATCAGAATTTGACCTTCTTTCTGTAGTAACTTCCACCAGCTTCCTCCAATGATTTTCAGCATGAGGAGAATCCAACAGAGCCAGCCCCAATACCTCATTACATTCCCTCCCTCACATATGAAGCAGGAACACTCTCAAATTCCCCATAGAGCAGCTTCTGTGGTTTGACAGGAAGAGGGGGCATGTAGCAGTGACAGACCTTCCTCTACTACAGGTGATCCAAACCTGGAATGCAGGCAAAACCACCCCTCTGATTGCAGAAGGCATCACAAAATCCTATATAAGATCTAGTAAACAGTACAAAATTTCATACTTTCATGAGCATTACAATTCACCCTCGACCTTTTTCCTCCCTCTGGAAagtaaactatttttaaaatgacacaCAGTATTTTGCTCCCTGCCAGGAGCTCTACTGACTATCTAATCACTGTGAATCGCTCAACCataatttaataattaattttaaaatatcccTTACTTGCAGTTGTCGTCTTCTGAATCTGAATCAGACACTTCACTGCTACCATTATTTTCCTCTGTCACACCTAGTTCCACTAGGATTTTATTCACATCAGTACAAAACACTTTTTCATACAGCAATTCATAAAGAAGAGCTGGGGGGAAAATCAGTTAGGATTTAATGACTGCAAATGAGATTTTACTCAACATTTGAgaggttattttaaaaagtgtcaaGAAAGCTTTTTGAAACGTTAGGTGAAGAAAAATGGAGTTACAGTTTACAGATTATAAACACCAGATTTTTACAAGAGCAGAGCCCCTGAAGTTCCCACCGATTTCAACTGTGGGGGCTCAGCACTACTAAAAACTAAACCCTAAGCTCTTTAGGGTAGTGACTTTAACCCCAATCGTGCAATTGGATGGGCATGCACACTGTGCTCAATTGAAGAATCAAGCCTATGTCTGtagagtgcctggcacaatgggccctCATACCTGACAGAGGCCtttgggcactactgcaatactaataaaaataaaaatccagtaaaaaagacaaaaaagtttattttacTTAGGGCCTAATCCTTCAATTCTCATTCATGCTCATTAACACACCTGACTTCAGGGAAATTCAGACATGCAAGAACTCCAAGATTAACATTGTGCTCTAAACAATAAGAGAAAATTTGTCCAATAAAAAACTGGCACTGTGGCCAAGTGATAATGCAATTACTGTGAATTAGGAGGTTGAAGTCTCAATGATAGACTATCCAGGCCCAGTAAAGAGGAACTAAGCTATCCTTTTCTATTTCTTTTGCATTTAGCTTTACAAGTGATAAATACTggtctctctttttcctttactATACGCAATCAATTTCATCATGCCTCAAAAGAGGACAAGATCATAATCCAAATCTCTGGTcaggatgatgcagcctttgttGACTCTAGTTCCACATGAGTTGAAAACCACATCACTACAATGGTAGGTTTAGGTACAACTATACTTTAAGCAAAGGAAAAGAGCTCTAGATGAAGATTTGTTAATAGTTCAAAACAAATACCAATCACTTTTTTGGGCCTTTGGCGAAACCATATACTTCACTGCAAAGCTTACCAACCAAAATAATACTTACATTGGCACAAAGCAGCTCCTTCTGTATACTCTATAGGATAAACAATATCATAGTGATTTCCATTTGAAAAACACAGTAGTACCTagagaagaggagagaaaggATATTTAAACAAGTGATTTGTCATGTGATCATTTTATAAAGTTAACAGCATCTTTTTTAATGCAATTCTATGTGCCCACATACTGTGCTGCAAAATTTTCAGGGCTTCATAATCACTAGGGAGAAAAAAGATACTACAATTTTCTGTGGATATTCACTGGATCTAGTCAACTAGAAAAATTCTGCTGATACAGAAAAATGTATGTAAGAGGTTTGATTTGTAGCAGATAATTTGATGTTATAAACATGTACAATATTAAGGAATTTAAGACCCCTTTTTAAATAAACCAACTACATATTAGTACCTAACAATAGCTACTAAATATAACATACAACATATTACAATATGAGTTATTTCTGTAGACATAAGTTATTATTTCACTCTATTGTTCCATTAAATGTTCAAAACTAGCCACGCTGTTTTATGAATTTTATTgtttcatttttcattaaaatgaaatgactgtTGTGACATTCTCAAACTGTAACAAGTCCTAgactattaaaaatatatattacttGTGTACTGAGTAATGAGAATTGTGATTACCTATTTGCTTTAAGAACATTTTAATTGATAATTGCATCTTACATTGgtcataaaaatatttttgtttggttttgttttacctTGTCAGGAAAGCCATTTTCAGTTACACGTGAAGGAGAAGCATTTGGTTCCTGATATATTATAAAATCCTTcctagaaaaaaacaaaattcaaGTGAAAAATATATTCAGAGTGAGAATTCAAGTGAAAATTCAAGGACTAtctaagcatttaaaaaaaaaaaaaagactccttaaaaaaaataaataatagtgaGTAACGTTAGTATAAGCAgagctagtttaaaaaaaaaaaagggcttatTTGCCACAGAAAATTTAGATTTTCTCAGCAGAAATTCAAATAGCAAAATATTTTGGAACTCCTGGTGCAGTatctcatgggagctgtagtttggtTGTCTCGTGCTCTTATTTTCCTCTATAGGCCAAGCTCtctggttggactacatctctTATGGTGCACTTTGTTCCTTCACCCCCTGGAGAGGGaaagcagtgcatcatggggaTCCTAGGCCCTGGCACATCTTGGGGAAACCCACGCCCTAGAGAACAATGGGGTCATGAGGCAACTGAACTATGGACTTCCATGCAGTAGCACAGCAGTATTTCTAAGTCAAAATATGTCAGTTTTCATGttaacacaccacacacacaccacggAAACTAGGcactaaagaaaacaaaacaaaaacaaaaaccctcaatTTTCTGCCCAAAAAAAGATTCAGAGAATTTCGACCAGCCCAAAGTACAAGTGAACCTTGCAGATGAACACAATACTATTTCTCTAAAGAATTAACATGATATATAAAATCCATTATACACAGTTAACATAGAATTTCTCTGTATGAAACCAGTAAAAGTTAAACTTGAAAACATCAGACCATAAAATTCAGTGTTATAAATATCAAAGCATTAACAATCTGGACAAATGCATAAGGTAGTTTAAATCAGGATGTttctccctttctctcccaaGTAACTATTCAAAATTCTCATAGAACTTCTCCCTCCACTAGTTTACAATGGTTAAAGTACTATAGTCAAGAAGTAAAAATAACAGTGTATGGAGCCTCTtaattttgtttcatttcttATTAAATGGCTAATGAAATATGGTAACCAGTTGCAACTCATTTGTTGCTTTGcatacaaatattaataaatatattaacagGCATGGAGACTGGGCTGCTTCCTTTTTCCTATAACAGAGTTGACGCACATTGGTGAGGCAACATGAGGAAGCTTGGACTATCTCTGCCATACTGAACTGTTGTGCAGTTAGAGGATTTCCATCTCCAAAGCTGTCAACCCCAGCATGCTGCATGAGCACTGAGATTCATCTTTTACAGAGGTATGTGTTGCCCAGTAAATGTTGCACAAACACAGGGATGGCTTTTCAAGCAGAAATAATTCGTCCATATCACACTTAGAAGGATTCAGCACAAACACACAAAGAGCCTATTCCATATTATAACTTCGCATATtccaaatctgcattttaaaaaaaaagttttttcttttattaCCTTAAAAAGTAGCACATAAAATGTCATATGTGATACAAACTAACAAGAACTGGAAAATTCAGTTAAAACCCACATGCAATCTTATTTGCCTTTTCTATTCCACAAGAGCATGAGTGAAAGAGAATATCAATCTTCACTTTTCATTTCCAAGTTATCTCTGTCATCATAATCTTAACTTTATTTAATCACTATCTTTGTATTTATTCTTTGGATAAAATTCCCACCTATTTTAATTCTTTGTTCAGTAATCACTATTGTTTTTCAATCTTTGTCTCCTAATCTAATCAGAAACACTAATAAATTCTGCAAGATTAAATCATGTGTTCATAGGTAAATTTTTAGAGATAGAAAAATATTCTAAAAACAAATCTAGAAGAAACAGTTTGGAAAGGAAAAATGTATTCTAAATCTCCTTGAGTGTCAAGTTATTCTGTCTTTCAGGGGAGCCATCTCTTTTCAGGAGATCTAGAAAAAATTACCAGACACCAGCCAACAAAAGGCCAGTAACAAAGGATGCAGTGGAGCACAAACTGGTCTGGtcttccatttttttcttcaCTAGTGCCCGGCAAGAGTAGCCTGTCATCCCTCCCTATGCCTGGAAATTTATATCTCCTCTTGCTTCCATTTCTTCTCTCATAAAGGGGGAAGAGAAACACGATTTTTCCTCCCATCTCCTCCAGaaagaggtggtggtggtttccCCTCGAAACATGccagtgcctctgctgctgcccctttcCCAGTAGGGGTGCGAAACTGAAAAGATTCTTTCATTTTTCACTCTGCAGGGAAATACGAGCATCACACTCCTCCCACCACTTGCTAATGAGAAGAGGAGGTTCCCTTATATGTTTCTGTCTTAGTGTTTAATTACCACTTGGGGTCCTGGATGCAAATATATCCTGCCTTCAAAGCAATTTATCTATTTTTATTTCACCACCAGACTTCCCCCTCCAGCTATGAGGGCTGGTAAGTGGTTCTGCCTAGAGACGCAAGTCCAGATTTAGTCCTAGTGTAAGCAAATGAAatgactgacttcagtggagttgcgcctgtctacactagggctaaATCTGGCCCATAACTAGCCAGCAAAAAGTAATGAAGCAACAAGACCACCAGCAGCCTGTCCTTAGAGATTAAATATGACCACTTCAATCATCTTTCATCTCCAGAGCTCATGGCTCTAAAACTGAGTCTCACCGACAGCCTAAAATGCAAACTGCATAGATAGAACCTCACACAAAACAACATGCAACTTCATGCACCTAAAGCTCACCTAATTACTTTGAAAGTAATATTTCATTGACATAGTTTGGTTTTTCAACATGAATGTTCCATTATTTTAAGAGCTaatatttcaattaatttttaaattagcCAAATACttcatattaattaattaatacctGATTAATTGAAATAGGTTACATTTTTCCCATTATATGACTCATTAAATAGTATTCAAATTTTGCTTACTTGTACATAAGAGAAAGGGCACTTATTTCCACTTGTCCAACCCACTCCTGTATtgaaaaagtaaaacaaagaaattctttcaaataaacTAAAGTTTTATTGCACATTtggataaacaaaaacaaaaatcactaCCATGAGATAATACGTCACACTCTAAGCCTGGATTTCAGCCAaaggttttaatttgtgtagtcacACTCATTTTGGAATATGGAACAGCAAAATCACAGATTTTGTAACTTGGGATAGCGTATAGAAGCGTTTTTTCAAAGTTGTTCT
This genomic interval carries:
- the OTUD4 gene encoding OTU domain-containing protein 4 isoform X3; translated protein: MEAACKPDGGDQSHPSSGVEAPRDSSMDSYLRSQGLYRKRVAKDGSCLFRAVAEQVLHSQSRHVDVRNACINYIRKNREKFEAFIEGPFEEYLKCLENPQEWVGQVEISALSLMYKKDFIIYQEPNASPSRVTENGFPDKVLLCFSNGNHYDIVYPIEYTEGAALCQSLLYELLYEKVFCTDVNKILVELGVTEENNGSSEVSDSDSEDDNCK